AAATTCTTTCATAATCATTCCGCCATTTCATTTGTGGTATAATCAATTATTTTTCAACGTAATTTTCTATATTCTTGATTATCATATTAATGCTACCATCACCATTATCTTTGATTTCAAATTTATTGATATCCTTATAGGCATCATCTGTTATGCTTAAATCTATATCACTGCTTACTTTGATTTTTAATTTACTAAGCTTTTTCTCCAAGTATTCTTTATCAATTTCAATATTTTCTAAGTCCCTATCCTGCATATAAGCTATAAAGTTTTCTTGATTTTCTTTAAAAGGTAGTAATTTCTTTGCCAATTCATAAATATCTATTTCATCATTAGTGTTTAATGCAAACTTTATATTGCTTCTTAATTTTTCAGCTTTTACTGCTTCATTTTTAAAGTTACTCCTGGTCCAGATCTCTACAGCATTTAAAAATTGCTTTGTTTTATCTCTATCATTTTCAACTAAATAGCCTTTTAGAAATTTATCTACAAAATAATTTTTATCATATTCGTCTGAATCCTTAAGGTATTCTTTATCAAATACTAACAAATCATATTCCTGGTTTTCTCTTACAGGTTTAATAAATGCAGCCTTTTGTATCTTCTTTTTATCCGGAAGAACTGTTTTTATAGATGTTAGTTGTACTCCAACATTATCATCTACTAAATCAATATGATGTGTGTATTGTTTGATATAATCTATTTTTAGTATCCCAATCATTGGGCCATATTCAGTACTAAAAGAAACTACTAAAAGGTCACATGAGGGAATAGTATTTATTTGATTCATAAAATGAAATAAGCTTTTTGCTATAATAGATGATGAAGGTAATATATTAACTCTCCCGTCTAAATAACGTTGACATGTATCTTTTATTATGTTTTTTTTATCCATAAATTTAGCATATCTTAAATTATCATCTTTAAGTACTCTCTCTATATGACTTAGAATAAATCTATATGAATCCTCATTAATATCCAGCTGATAATTATTCAAGATAGGTTCATCTGCATTATTATCTAACACGTGAAGCACTGCTTCATTTATACTTATATCTCTAATTTTATCCATTTTACACTCTCCTTTTAATCTTTCATATAATAACTACATTCATATCCATCAGCTTTAAGTGGAAGTCCTGGAGCCCAGTCTATTGGTTCTCCAAATATCTTATTGACTTCTTCTATAGCTCCATAGTCCTTAGGTACATCCATTATAATTTCATCATGTACATGCATTACTATTGGATATCCTGCTTTTTCAACTTTAAACATAGCTTCAGCAAGACAATCTCTTGCAGTAGCCTGAACTATATTTTCCACTAACTTAGGGCCATAGGTATCTATTCTTTTCCACTGTTTACTTGTTTGTTCCATACCTTCATAAGTTATCTTATCCCCACTAAACTTTTCATGAGGTTCTATCTTAGGTCTTATATAAGATAATCTTCTACCAGAAGGTAACTGTAT
This genomic window from Clostridium pasteurianum DSM 525 = ATCC 6013 contains:
- a CDS encoding nucleoid-associated protein, which translates into the protein MDKIRDISINEAVLHVLDNNADEPILNNYQLDINEDSYRFILSHIERVLKDDNLRYAKFMDKKNIIKDTCQRYLDGRVNILPSSSIIAKSLFHFMNQINTIPSCDLLVVSFSTEYGPMIGILKIDYIKQYTHHIDLVDDNVGVQLTSIKTVLPDKKKIQKAAFIKPVRENQEYDLLVFDKEYLKDSDEYDKNYFVDKFLKGYLVENDRDKTKQFLNAVEIWTRSNFKNEAVKAEKLRSNIKFALNTNDEIDIYELAKKLLPFKENQENFIAYMQDRDLENIEIDKEYLEKKLSKLKIKVSSDIDLSITDDAYKDINKFEIKDNGDGSINMIIKNIENYVEK